ACGTCGCGATCTGCGCGTGGGTGAGCATCACGCCCTTGGGCCGCCCGGTGGTGCCGCCGGTGTAGACCAGCGCCGCGAGCTCCTCGGCTCCGCGGGTGTCCGCCATCGGCGCGGCCGCGGCCACGAGGTCCTCGTAGCGCAGCGCACCGACCGGGACCTCGGCCGCGGTCGCGCCCGGCTCGTCGATCACGACCAGCCGCAGACCGGGGTGATCCGCGTCGCGGAGGCCCTCGACCAGGTCGCGGGCGACCAGGAGGACCCTCATCCCCGCGTCGCGGATCTGGTGGTCGATCTCACGCGCGCTCCAGCGCGTGTTGACCGGGCTGAGGACCAGTCCGGCCCACGGGACGGCGAGCACGGTCTCGACCGAGGCCGGGCAGTTCTCGGCGAGGATGCCGACCCGCTCGCCCTGGGCGAGACCGAGGCCCCGCAGGGCGGCCGCCAGCCGCGCCACCCGGTCGACGAGCTCGCCGAAGGTGCGGGGGCCGTCCGGGGTGACCAGTGCGACGTCGTCGGGACTCTGCTGCACCGAGCGGTGCAGTCCCTGGGTCAGGTACACGACGAGTCCTCGGTGTCCACCTGCGCCGTCGCCGAGATCGTCACGGTGCCGTCGGCGAGCCGGACGCTCAGCTCGACGGTCGCCACCCCGTCGACCAGCGCCGTCACCTCGCCCACGACCTCCACCTGCGCGTGGACCGGCGTGATGGCCAGGAAGCGCGCGCCGAGACTGCGGATCCGGTGCTGCGGCACCCACGCGGTGAGACTGCGCGCGACGAACGCCATCGAGAGCATCCCCTGCGCGAACACGTCGGGCCGGCCGGCGTCCCGCGCGGCGTCGAGGTCGATGTGGATCGGGTTGTGGTCGTTGGAGGCACCCGCGAAGAGCGCGAGCATCGCGCGGCTGATCTCCGGAGGCCGCACGACGGGCAGCCGGTCCCCCACCCGGATCGCGGGCAGCTCCCGGGTCGCTGTCATGCCGCCCTCCCGGCGCGCAGGATCAGGATGTTCTCCAGCTCGGCCACCAGGTCGCCGTCCCGGCGCACCTCGGTGCGCCGCACCACGAACCTCATGGCGCCGTCCTTCTTCTCGTAGTAGTCGACGATGCGGGGCGCGAGCTCGAGCTCCTCCCCGGCATGGACCGGCCGGTGGTAGGTGAAGCGCTGCTCACCGTGCAGAGCCTGCGAAAGCTCCGCACCGACGGCCTCGAGGACACGGTAGGGCTCCGGGCGCTTGAGCTCGAGGCTGAACAAGAAGGTCGGCGGCACCAGCAGGTCCGGCAGCCCGGCTGCCCGCGCTGCCTGCAGGTCGACATGGAGCGGGTCGCGATCGCCGGTGACCTCGGCGAAGAACACCAGCTGACCTCGTTCGGGCGTGATGGTGAAGGAGGGCAGGACGGTGGCGAGCACCGCTTCCCGACGAGTCACGAGGTCGCGCCGGTACGGGCCCGCTGCGCCTGGATCGACGACACGAACGGCGGCGGGCCGGCCGGCACGTGCGCCAGCGCCGTCGCCAGCTCCTCGGCCGTCCACGCCCGGTCGAGGTCGAAGGGCTCCGCCTCGACCCAGCTCTGCTGGAGGCCCACGTGCCCCCCCACGACCGAGAACACCTGACCGGAGAGGTGGCACGCCGGCGAGGCGAGGTAGGCGACGAGGGGCGAGATGTTCTCGGGCGCCCACTGGTCGAAGCCGCCGGCCTCCTCGCTCACGACGTCAGAGAAGCCGGGCGCGGCCATGGTCAGCCGCGTGCGCGCCACCGGGGCGATCGCGTTGACCCGCACGCCGTACCGCTCGAGCTC
The genomic region above belongs to Nocardioides sp. QY071 and contains:
- a CDS encoding MaoC/PaaZ C-terminal domain-containing protein — translated: MTATRELPAIRVGDRLPVVRPPEISRAMLALFAGASNDHNPIHIDLDAARDAGRPDVFAQGMLSMAFVARSLTAWVPQHRIRSLGARFLAITPVHAQVEVVGEVTALVDGVATVELSVRLADGTVTISATAQVDTEDSSCT
- a CDS encoding MaoC family dehydratase N-terminal domain-containing protein, which gives rise to MTRREAVLATVLPSFTITPERGQLVFFAEVTGDRDPLHVDLQAARAAGLPDLLVPPTFLFSLELKRPEPYRVLEAVGAELSQALHGEQRFTYHRPVHAGEELELAPRIVDYYEKKDGAMRFVVRRTEVRRDGDLVAELENILILRAGRAA